The Streptomyces aurantiacus genome includes a region encoding these proteins:
- a CDS encoding FmdB family zinc ribbon protein, whose product MPTYQYQCTECGEGLEAVQKFTDDALTECPSCSGRLKKVFSAVGIVFKGSGFYRNDSRGSSSSSSPASKSGSSSDSKSSTSDSKPSSDSKSSSGSKSSSDSKSSTSSSSGSNAA is encoded by the coding sequence GTGCCGACCTACCAGTACCAGTGCACCGAGTGCGGCGAGGGCCTCGAGGCGGTGCAGAAGTTCACCGACGACGCCCTGACCGAGTGCCCCAGCTGCAGTGGCCGCCTGAAGAAGGTGTTCTCCGCCGTGGGCATCGTCTTCAAGGGCTCCGGTTTCTACCGGAACGACAGCCGCGGCTCGTCGTCGAGCAGCAGCCCGGCCTCGAAGTCGGGTTCGTCGTCCGACTCGAAATCGTCCACGTCGGACTCCAAGCCGTCCTCGGACTCCAAGTCGTCTTCGGGGTCGAAGTCGTCCTCGGACTCCAAGTCGTCCACGAGTTCGTCCTCCGGCAGCAACGCCGCCTAA
- the mscL gene encoding large conductance mechanosensitive channel protein MscL, translated as MSEKKKGPSLWDGFKAFLMRGNVVDLAVAVVIGAAFTNIVNSVVKGVINPLVGAFGTKDLDKYSSCLKDPCTFDEATGTATSGIPIMWGSVLSATLTFLITAAVVYFLMVLPMSKYLARQVARQKAKEGTQEIIEVTELEVLKEIRDALVAQRGSGHDEH; from the coding sequence GTGAGCGAGAAGAAGAAGGGCCCGAGCCTCTGGGACGGTTTCAAGGCCTTCCTGATGCGCGGGAACGTCGTCGATCTGGCTGTCGCGGTGGTCATCGGCGCCGCCTTCACCAACATCGTCAACTCCGTGGTGAAGGGCGTGATCAACCCGCTGGTCGGCGCCTTCGGCACCAAGGACCTCGACAAGTACAGCTCGTGTCTGAAGGACCCCTGCACCTTCGACGAGGCGACGGGGACCGCGACGAGCGGCATCCCGATCATGTGGGGCAGCGTTCTCAGCGCGACGCTGACCTTCCTGATCACCGCGGCCGTCGTCTACTTCCTGATGGTGCTGCCGATGTCCAAGTACCTCGCGCGGCAGGTGGCCCGCCAGAAGGCGAAGGAAGGCACCCAGGAGATCATCGAGGTGACCGAGCTGGAGGTTCTGAAGGAGATCCGCGACGCCCTGGTGGCCCAGCGCGGCTCCGGACACGACGAGCACTAG
- a CDS encoding S-methyl-5'-thioadenosine phosphorylase, with protein MANTENVGANTEHVEIGVIGGSGFYSFLDDVTEIQVDTPYGPPSDSLFLGEIAGRRVAFLPRHGRGHHLPPHRINYRANLWALRSVGARQVLGPCAVGGLRPEYGPGTLLVPDQFVDRTQSRVQSYFDGLPVAGGSTPNVVHVSLADPYCPVGREVALRAARGRDWEPVDGGTLVVIEGPRFSTRAESLWYQAQGWSVVGMTGHPEAALARELELCYTSMTLVTDLDAGAETGEGVSHEEVLKVFAANVDRLRGVLFDAVAGLPVGGARDCLCASALGGMDPGIELP; from the coding sequence ATGGCGAACACTGAGAACGTCGGGGCGAACACGGAGCACGTCGAGATCGGCGTCATCGGCGGGTCGGGCTTCTACTCGTTCCTCGACGACGTGACCGAGATACAGGTCGACACCCCCTACGGGCCGCCCAGTGACTCCCTCTTCCTCGGCGAGATCGCCGGGCGGCGGGTCGCCTTCCTGCCCCGGCACGGCCGCGGCCACCATCTGCCGCCGCACCGCATCAACTACCGCGCCAACCTGTGGGCACTGCGCTCCGTCGGCGCCCGCCAGGTGCTCGGTCCGTGCGCCGTGGGCGGGCTTCGCCCCGAGTACGGGCCCGGGACGCTGCTCGTGCCGGACCAGTTCGTGGACCGTACGCAGTCCCGGGTGCAGTCGTACTTCGACGGGCTGCCGGTGGCCGGCGGCAGCACGCCGAACGTCGTCCACGTCTCGCTGGCCGACCCCTACTGCCCCGTCGGCCGCGAGGTCGCACTCCGGGCCGCACGCGGGCGCGACTGGGAGCCGGTGGACGGCGGGACGCTGGTCGTGATCGAGGGGCCGCGGTTCTCCACCCGTGCGGAGTCCCTCTGGTACCAGGCGCAGGGCTGGTCCGTGGTGGGCATGACCGGTCATCCCGAGGCGGCGCTCGCCCGTGAGCTGGAGCTCTGCTACACGTCGATGACGCTGGTCACCGACCTCGACGCGGGCGCCGAGACCGGGGAGGGCGTCTCCCACGAGGAGGTGCTGAAGGTGTTCGCGGCGAATGTGGACCGGTTGCGAGGGGTGTTGTTCGACGCGGTGGCGGGGCTGCCCGTCGGTGGGGCGCGGGATTGTCTGTGTGCGTCGGCGTTGGGCGGGATGGATCCGGGGATCGAGCTGCCGTAG
- a CDS encoding MFS transporter, producing MASTVTSESARTPVSSRPGYGRLLRTRGVWAFLLPGFAARQPFAMLTISIVLLVQHTTGSYGTAGAVAAATGVSMALFAPLTGRLADRHGQRAVLLPGVVVHSLAGLSLTALALADAPLWALFAAAVPTGASVPQVGPMVRARWGVKLQGSPLMTTAAAFESVTDELTFVFGPLLATALCTAVDPAAGLLTEAALTLVGGLLFAAQRGSQPSVGVGGHARVKHASALSVPGVRVLIVAFLGIGAVFGGMQVSLAAFSESIGEPGLNGVLYGTFAAGNMLSGIVCGAIAWKVAPRRRLVIGYAALALAASGLWAAQSVVVLAGVGLLVGMCIAPTLITGYTLVDGLVPAGARTEAFTWLTGAVALGQAAAVTIAGQLEDRFWDGAGFLVPMGGTLLALATLLALRSRLVPPVVNRTVARGVGHRVPVTVD from the coding sequence GTGGCATCCACGGTCACCTCGGAGTCCGCCAGGACTCCGGTCTCCTCCCGCCCGGGATACGGCCGGCTGCTGCGTACGCGCGGCGTCTGGGCGTTCCTGCTCCCCGGCTTCGCCGCGCGACAGCCGTTCGCGATGCTGACCATCTCCATCGTGCTGCTCGTGCAGCACACCACCGGCTCGTACGGCACCGCAGGCGCCGTCGCCGCCGCGACCGGTGTCTCCATGGCGCTGTTCGCGCCGCTCACCGGCCGCCTCGCCGACCGCCACGGCCAGCGAGCCGTGCTGCTCCCCGGCGTCGTCGTCCACTCGCTGGCAGGCCTCTCCCTGACCGCACTGGCCCTCGCGGACGCCCCCCTGTGGGCGCTGTTCGCCGCCGCCGTGCCGACCGGCGCCTCGGTGCCGCAGGTCGGGCCCATGGTGCGTGCCCGCTGGGGCGTCAAGCTCCAGGGCTCCCCCCTCATGACGACCGCGGCGGCCTTCGAGTCCGTCACGGACGAGCTGACCTTCGTGTTCGGCCCGCTTCTGGCGACCGCCCTGTGCACCGCCGTGGACCCGGCAGCCGGACTGCTCACCGAGGCCGCGCTGACCCTCGTGGGCGGCCTGCTGTTCGCCGCCCAGCGCGGCAGTCAGCCGTCCGTCGGTGTCGGCGGGCACGCGCGCGTGAAGCACGCCTCCGCGCTGTCGGTCCCCGGCGTACGCGTTCTGATCGTGGCCTTCCTCGGCATCGGCGCCGTCTTCGGCGGCATGCAGGTCTCGCTCGCCGCGTTCAGTGAGTCGATCGGCGAGCCCGGCCTGAACGGCGTTCTGTACGGGACGTTCGCTGCGGGCAACATGCTCTCCGGCATCGTCTGCGGCGCGATCGCCTGGAAGGTGGCCCCGCGCCGCCGCCTCGTCATCGGGTACGCGGCTTTGGCCCTGGCCGCCTCCGGACTGTGGGCCGCGCAGTCGGTGGTCGTCCTCGCCGGGGTCGGCCTCCTCGTCGGCATGTGCATCGCGCCGACCCTGATCACCGGCTACACGCTGGTCGACGGACTGGTTCCGGCGGGCGCCCGCACGGAGGCCTTCACCTGGCTGACCGGCGCGGTCGCGCTGGGCCAGGCGGCGGCGGTCACCATCGCCGGACAGCTGGAGGACCGCTTCTGGGACGGCGCCGGTTTCCTCGTCCCGATGGGCGGCACCCTGCTCGCCCTCGCGACCCTGCTCGCCCTGCGCTCGCGGCTCGTTCCACCGGTGGTGAACCGGACCGTCGCACGTGGCGTGGGTCACCGCGTGCCGGTGACAGTGGACTGA
- a CDS encoding potassium/proton antiporter produces the protein MLVCSLVLLVAVAAVRISSRSGLPSLLVYLGIGVAMGQDGIGDIHFDNAELTQVIGYAALVVILAEGGLGTQWKEVKPGLAAASSLAIVGVSVSVGVTATAAHYLIGLEWRQALIIGAVVSSTDAAAVFSVLRKVPLPSRVTGILEAESGFNDAPVVILVVAFSTAGPVDHWYHLLGVIALELAIGAAIGLAVGFLGAYGLRHVALPASGLYPIAVMAIAVAAYAAGALAHGSGFLAVYLASMVLGNARLPHWPATRGFADGLGWIAQIGMFVLLGLLVTPHEMGDDVWPALVIGLVLTMVARPLSVVLALLPFRMPWQEQALMSWAGLRGAVPIILATIPMVSGIEDSRRIFNIVFVLVVAYTLVQGPTLPWLARQLGLAKSSETADLGIESAPLERLRGHLLSVAIPEGSKMHGVEINELRLPAGAAVTLVVRGGESFVPLPETVLRRGDELLVVATDPVRDAAERRLRAVGQGGKLAGWLGTGGNDAED, from the coding sequence TTGCTCGTCTGCTCGCTCGTTCTGCTCGTCGCGGTGGCGGCGGTTCGGATCTCCTCGCGCAGCGGGCTCCCCAGCCTGCTCGTCTACCTGGGCATCGGCGTCGCCATGGGCCAGGACGGCATCGGCGACATCCACTTCGACAACGCCGAACTGACCCAGGTCATCGGATACGCGGCCCTGGTCGTGATCCTCGCCGAGGGCGGTCTGGGCACGCAGTGGAAAGAGGTCAAGCCGGGGCTGGCGGCCGCCTCCTCACTGGCGATCGTCGGCGTCTCGGTGAGCGTCGGCGTCACGGCGACGGCAGCCCACTACCTGATCGGGCTGGAGTGGCGGCAGGCGCTGATCATCGGCGCGGTGGTGTCCTCGACGGACGCGGCGGCGGTCTTCTCGGTGCTCCGCAAGGTGCCCCTGCCCTCCCGCGTGACGGGCATCCTGGAAGCCGAGTCGGGCTTCAACGACGCCCCGGTGGTCATTCTCGTCGTCGCGTTCTCCACGGCGGGTCCGGTGGATCACTGGTACCACCTGCTCGGCGTGATAGCGCTGGAGCTGGCCATCGGAGCGGCCATCGGTCTCGCGGTGGGCTTCCTGGGGGCGTACGGGCTGCGGCATGTGGCGCTGCCCGCCTCCGGCCTCTACCCGATCGCGGTGATGGCGATCGCGGTCGCGGCGTACGCGGCCGGGGCCCTCGCCCACGGCAGCGGCTTCCTCGCCGTGTACCTGGCGTCGATGGTGCTGGGCAACGCGAGGCTGCCGCACTGGCCCGCCACGCGCGGCTTCGCCGACGGGCTGGGCTGGATCGCGCAGATCGGCATGTTCGTGCTGCTCGGCCTGCTGGTCACACCGCACGAGATGGGCGACGACGTCTGGCCGGCGCTCGTCATCGGTCTGGTGCTGACGATGGTGGCGCGGCCACTGAGCGTCGTCCTGGCCCTGCTGCCGTTCCGTATGCCCTGGCAGGAGCAGGCCCTGATGTCCTGGGCCGGGCTGCGCGGCGCCGTGCCCATCATTTTGGCCACCATCCCGATGGTGAGCGGCATCGAGGACAGCCGTCGCATCTTCAACATCGTCTTCGTCCTGGTGGTCGCCTACACCCTCGTCCAGGGCCCGACGCTGCCCTGGCTGGCCCGGCAGCTGGGCCTGGCCAAGTCCTCGGAGACCGCCGACCTGGGGATCGAGTCCGCGCCGCTGGAGCGGCTGCGCGGGCACCTGCTGTCCGTCGCGATCCCGGAGGGGTCGAAGATGCACGGCGTCGAGATCAACGAGCTGAGGCTGCCCGCGGGCGCCGCGGTCACGCTGGTCGTACGCGGCGGAGAATCGTTCGTTCCGCTTCCTGAGACCGTGCTCAGACGCGGGGACGAATTGCTCGTCGTGGCGACGGACCCGGTCCGGGACGCCGCCGAGCGACGGCTGCGCGCGGTCGGGCAGGGTGGCAAGCTGGCGGGCTGGCTGGGGACGGGCGGCAACGACGCCGAGGACTGA